In one Butyrivibrio proteoclasticus B316 genomic region, the following are encoded:
- a CDS encoding LytR/AlgR family response regulator transcription factor: MKQYRVAIVEDDKDYSEFLSQCLGKYGLEKEISFSIKTYGKAESFLDDYKKACDVVFMDVELGDGFLNGMEAARKLRAVDPTVLLIFVTNMPQYAPEGYSVDALDYCLKPINYNDLSVKLDKAVRVLSQRGGIPVRIKDRNGTRIVSSSDIMYIEVMGHDLMFHTISEVITSYGGLGERENELSGNNFARCSASALVNLSYIKGLYGDEIDVGGDRIKIGRSKKKAFMEQLNTYLG, translated from the coding sequence ATGAAGCAGTACAGAGTGGCAATTGTTGAGGATGACAAGGATTATTCCGAGTTTCTTTCACAGTGTCTTGGTAAATATGGCCTGGAAAAAGAGATTTCTTTTTCCATAAAGACATATGGTAAAGCAGAGAGCTTTCTTGATGATTACAAGAAGGCCTGTGACGTTGTGTTCATGGATGTAGAGCTTGGAGACGGCTTTCTGAATGGTATGGAAGCTGCCAGAAAGCTCCGCGCTGTGGACCCTACTGTTTTACTTATCTTTGTTACCAACATGCCACAATATGCTCCTGAAGGCTATAGCGTAGATGCCCTTGATTACTGCCTTAAGCCCATTAATTACAATGATCTTAGCGTTAAACTTGATAAAGCTGTCAGAGTATTGTCTCAGAGGGGTGGTATTCCTGTCAGGATCAAGGATAGGAACGGAACAAGGATTGTTTCATCGAGTGACATTATGTACATAGAAGTTATGGGACATGACCTGATGTTCCACACTATAAGTGAAGTCATAACTTCTTATGGAGGACTTGGAGAAAGAGAAAACGAGCTATCTGGCAATAATTTTGCCAGGTGCAGCGCCTCTGCACTTGTAAATCTCTCATATATAAAGGGCCTTTATGGCGATGAAATAGATGTTGGAGGCGATAGGATCAAGATAGGAAGATCCAAAAAGAAAGCATTTATGGAACAGCTTAATACCTACCTCGGATGA
- a CDS encoding glycoside hydrolase family 3 C-terminal domain-containing protein, whose protein sequence is MKKTGIFRGLAALMTFLLSISVIVGNTLESFSSTIDTALGTQSEMMVTDDKDAVYDKFTPPAELLNEDGTGNSHALIQAAIDLNREQAAEGTVLLKNNGVLPLASGANVTLFGIRSQVPILGSSFGVKAFGGFINLDEALQNNVTDFAHHITTSLSQNWATGQVERGYTTGEWSGDEFEFDGAGYKVNPTMTSIYTKLNETYLHTENAGPSEEYDPGEPSVKEIEGVNANFKDSFAKYGDASIVVIGRPSAESEDYLPGGIVSGLGATEPLALTTNEKDAIALAKECSDKVIILVNSASAVEIGELKDDPEIDAILWIGAPGSYGLLGVADILCGKVSPSGGLADIFPTYNMSAPAMQNMGNFSYANAADVITRENSSNYIIEAEGIYVGYRYYETRYYDAVLGQGNATGTAGTYASKSGWDYDAEVAYGFGYGLSYTTFDMEYEGEPVFNVSKNKDVTTATATFNVKVTNTGNVAGKKSVQIYGQAPYEQGGIEKSAIVLLNYGKTGLLQPGESEVVSVDVDLQYIATYDSSFDNGDGTFGTYIVDPGTYYFAFGNGAHDALNNIMAMQGVAAESLVGEANADYAYSTEITEDTLSKTAFAYSKTGTKISNQLDYADWNYFQDGEVTYLSRADWNGTYPKTYSDMTLTSQEMIDYLNGKYYTVATEDNTSDIVWGKDGDLMFYEMAGLDFEDEKWEELLSEMTLEEAQYLATFGGPSIPGADSIGTVETYMTENAGNGIAVNLNASKDTEAPWNISSEDPNGNWHPEVFGSSPLTAASFNPDLAKKLGEFIGIESLFTGIPILWGPGLNTHRHAYNGRNGEYYSEDPILSGYTAMEFAIGALKYGLIAAPKHYAFNDQETNRAGVAPFMTEQRAREVELRAYQIAFEATKYDTEDYDAGMRGLMISFSKIGPVECTVSTGMMTEILKKEWGFKGYAVTDIYDDFDLYGAVLTSGTTCYDTRGMSGFYTDTTLDSPRFANQADGSAISATVFAGDANAQQAVRESAHNVLYAIASSNLMNRYNATTHVVKLNTWWRTAYYAAIAVTALLTAVFAILFVLSKRKEKEA, encoded by the coding sequence TTGAAAAAGACAGGTATTTTCAGAGGATTGGCAGCACTTATGACATTCTTACTGTCAATCTCAGTAATCGTGGGAAACACGCTGGAATCATTTTCATCAACTATTGATACTGCCCTTGGTACTCAGAGTGAGATGATGGTTACAGACGACAAAGATGCAGTGTACGACAAGTTTACACCACCTGCAGAACTCTTAAATGAGGATGGAACAGGTAATTCACATGCACTTATTCAGGCTGCTATCGATCTTAACAGAGAGCAGGCAGCAGAGGGAACAGTACTTCTCAAGAATAACGGAGTACTTCCACTTGCATCAGGTGCAAACGTAACTTTATTCGGAATAAGATCACAGGTGCCTATCCTTGGTTCAAGCTTTGGTGTTAAGGCATTTGGTGGATTTATAAATCTTGATGAGGCACTTCAGAACAACGTAACTGATTTTGCACATCATATTACAACATCTCTTTCTCAGAACTGGGCAACAGGCCAGGTAGAAAGAGGCTACACTACAGGCGAATGGAGTGGAGATGAATTTGAGTTTGACGGAGCAGGTTACAAGGTTAATCCTACAATGACTTCGATCTATACCAAGCTCAATGAGACATACCTTCACACAGAGAATGCCGGCCCTTCTGAAGAATACGATCCGGGAGAGCCATCAGTTAAAGAGATTGAAGGCGTAAATGCAAACTTCAAGGACAGCTTTGCTAAGTACGGTGATGCTTCTATCGTAGTTATCGGAAGACCAAGTGCAGAGAGTGAAGATTATCTTCCCGGCGGAATTGTTTCAGGTCTTGGAGCAACAGAGCCTCTTGCACTTACAACTAATGAGAAGGATGCTATCGCTCTTGCAAAAGAGTGTAGTGACAAGGTTATCATTCTTGTTAACAGCGCATCTGCAGTAGAAATCGGCGAGCTCAAGGATGATCCTGAAATCGATGCAATTCTCTGGATTGGTGCACCTGGAAGTTATGGCCTTCTTGGAGTAGCAGATATTCTTTGTGGAAAAGTTTCTCCTTCAGGCGGACTTGCAGATATCTTCCCTACATACAATATGTCAGCACCTGCAATGCAGAATATGGGTAATTTCTCATATGCAAATGCGGCAGATGTCATTACAAGAGAGAACTCCAGCAACTACATCATAGAGGCTGAGGGAATCTATGTTGGATATCGTTACTATGAGACAAGATACTATGACGCAGTTCTTGGACAGGGAAATGCAACAGGAACAGCAGGAACATATGCTTCTAAATCCGGTTGGGATTATGATGCAGAAGTAGCTTATGGCTTTGGCTATGGCTTATCTTATACTACTTTTGATATGGAATATGAGGGAGAACCTGTATTCAATGTATCCAAGAATAAGGATGTAACTACCGCTACAGCAACTTTTAATGTAAAAGTTACAAACACAGGAAATGTAGCAGGTAAAAAGAGCGTTCAGATTTACGGACAGGCTCCTTATGAGCAGGGCGGAATTGAGAAGAGTGCCATTGTCCTTCTCAACTACGGCAAAACAGGTCTTCTTCAGCCGGGAGAGTCAGAGGTTGTATCTGTAGATGTTGATCTTCAGTACATTGCAACTTATGACAGCTCTTTTGACAATGGAGATGGAACTTTCGGAACATATATCGTAGATCCTGGAACATATTACTTCGCATTTGGTAATGGTGCTCATGATGCACTTAACAATATCATGGCTATGCAGGGCGTAGCAGCAGAGAGCCTTGTTGGTGAGGCTAATGCAGACTATGCTTATAGCACAGAAATAACAGAGGATACACTTTCAAAGACAGCATTTGCTTATAGCAAGACTGGTACAAAGATTTCTAACCAGCTTGACTATGCAGACTGGAACTACTTCCAGGATGGCGAGGTTACTTACCTTAGCCGTGCAGATTGGAACGGAACATATCCTAAGACCTATTCAGATATGACTCTTACAAGCCAGGAGATGATTGATTATCTCAATGGTAAGTACTATACAGTTGCTACTGAGGACAATACATCTGATATTGTATGGGGCAAAGATGGTGATCTCATGTTCTATGAGATGGCTGGCCTTGACTTTGAGGATGAGAAGTGGGAAGAGCTTCTCTCAGAGATGACTCTCGAGGAAGCACAGTACCTTGCAACATTTGGTGGCCCAAGCATTCCTGGTGCCGATTCAATCGGAACAGTTGAGACTTATATGACAGAAAATGCAGGTAATGGTATTGCTGTAAACCTCAATGCTTCCAAGGATACAGAGGCTCCATGGAATATCAGCTCAGAAGATCCTAACGGTAACTGGCATCCTGAGGTATTTGGAAGCAGCCCACTTACAGCAGCTTCATTTAATCCTGACCTTGCCAAGAAGCTTGGTGAGTTTATTGGAATCGAGTCACTCTTTACAGGTATTCCAATCCTTTGGGGACCTGGACTTAACACACATCGTCATGCTTATAACGGACGTAACGGTGAGTATTATTCAGAGGATCCAATCCTTTCAGGTTACACAGCAATGGAATTTGCTATCGGAGCTCTTAAATATGGTCTTATTGCTGCACCTAAGCATTACGCATTTAATGACCAGGAAACTAACAGAGCAGGTGTTGCTCCATTTATGACAGAGCAGCGCGCAAGAGAAGTAGAACTTAGAGCTTATCAGATTGCTTTTGAAGCAACCAAGTATGATACAGAAGATTATGATGCAGGTATGAGAGGTCTCATGATCTCCTTCTCCAAGATTGGACCTGTTGAATGTACAGTAAGTACAGGAATGATGACAGAAATCCTCAAAAAAGAGTGGGGATTCAAGGGCTATGCAGTAACAGATATCTATGATGACTTTGACCTCTACGGAGCTGTTCTTACATCTGGAACAACCTGTTATGATA
- a CDS encoding ATP-binding protein — translation MFDAEAISQYESIGYMIEVLIAELLFLHAYEKRKLFWVRIPIATVISGIIVSRISYPVATIAIYRFMFFFFIIALTIAVMLICYKGNAFSIASSSIAGVATQHMAYKLMTIFNLIPPVNALIQINIIYRILTEVMIMAIVYVIVYMLVARTQVPDKGSIRLNVLSVIVILICIGVNRLVADTWDISPKLVIASSIYAIICCSFALSIQFYLHKWQQEKAESMVIKGLLSASEKQYEQWKELVEFNNIQMHDLKHMLNRIEKLADKEKLDIPDLTPIRESIEGFAPIVKTGNDVIDVLLRNMGALCRQQGVRFNCVSFTDKLDKFDSMSLYFLFGNAIDNARAGASSVSDEDKRLVDVSLKQFGDSVIIHIWNYFEGDITFEDELPVRKDMENGHGFGLKSIKVMVDKFGGAFKTQVEGDVFHLNIILPLA, via the coding sequence ATGTTTGATGCAGAAGCAATAAGCCAATATGAATCAATAGGATATATGATAGAAGTTCTGATTGCGGAACTTCTATTTTTGCATGCTTATGAAAAGAGAAAGCTCTTTTGGGTAAGAATTCCTATTGCTACAGTGATTTCAGGGATCATAGTTTCAAGGATCAGTTATCCTGTGGCAACAATAGCAATATACAGATTTATGTTTTTCTTTTTCATAATAGCACTGACAATAGCAGTTATGCTGATCTGCTATAAAGGAAACGCCTTTTCAATCGCATCTTCCTCTATTGCAGGGGTTGCTACGCAACATATGGCATACAAACTGATGACAATCTTTAACCTGATCCCGCCTGTGAATGCCCTGATTCAAATAAACATTATCTATAGAATACTGACGGAAGTCATGATCATGGCAATTGTATATGTCATTGTATATATGCTTGTTGCAAGGACTCAGGTTCCGGATAAGGGAAGTATCAGGTTAAATGTCCTGTCGGTCATCGTGATACTCATATGCATTGGAGTAAACAGACTGGTTGCCGATACCTGGGATATCAGTCCCAAGCTTGTTATAGCCAGTAGCATATATGCGATCATCTGCTGTAGTTTTGCCCTTTCTATACAGTTTTATCTGCATAAGTGGCAGCAGGAAAAAGCGGAATCAATGGTGATAAAAGGTTTGTTATCAGCTTCCGAAAAGCAGTATGAACAGTGGAAAGAGCTTGTTGAGTTTAATAATATCCAGATGCATGATCTTAAGCACATGCTAAATCGCATCGAGAAGCTTGCAGATAAAGAAAAACTCGATATTCCTGATCTGACGCCTATAAGAGAATCTATAGAAGGCTTTGCTCCAATAGTTAAGACGGGAAATGATGTGATAGATGTGCTCCTTCGCAATATGGGAGCTCTTTGCAGGCAGCAGGGAGTCAGATTTAACTGCGTGAGCTTCACGGACAAGCTTGATAAATTCGACAGTATGTCACTTTATTTTTTGTTCGGTAATGCTATAGATAATGCAAGGGCAGGAGCTTCAAGTGTTTCTGATGAGGATAAAAGACTTGTTGATGTCAGTCTCAAACAGTTTGGTGATTCTGTCATCATTCATATCTGGAACTATTTTGAAGGGGATATCACCTTTGAGGATGAACTTCCTGTCAGGAAAGACATGGAAAATGGCCATGGATTCGGACTTAAGAGTATTAAAGTAATGGTTGATAAATTTGGAGGTGCCTTCAAAACTCAGGTGGAAGGAGATGTATTCCATCTGAATATTATATTGCCTCTGGCATAG
- a CDS encoding MFS transporter encodes MENTVVQERGNKAKLYQLVLFPLNNGATNVYYVLVLSYIATFGSNVLSLGILFASVMVTGMRVFDAFTDPIIGALMDRTNGKFGKFRPFMVIGNIIMALSIITMYMITPGIPESMMAFRYAAFVGLYAIWVIGYTFQTSCTRAGQTVLTSDPSQRPLFTIFNTVGSLAGMGVMQFLAPIIRANVADYSSADFYKVLTPIGITVSIVLTILAIIGIWEKDQPKYFGIGGDKQEKVRISEYIEIIKNNDPMKRLMIAGAGCKLALSIATNTTVLCMLYGCMMGNYDGLYLPMMIIGYVFSVPFFLLTVRTSQKKGQKASLLRYVSVALVCYVGVLVLLLMWKEGVPSRNLSFLSDGSVSINLYTVLFILLFGIGYGAYYSTADMPIPMVADCSDYETYRSGKYIPGIMGTLFSLVDKLVSSLSATVVGIAVSIIGIQNLPTAETPYSSGMNAVVIILFCIVPMVAWIATLIAMKGYILSGEKMRRIQEVNLKRKEAIANGMSMEEAMRTIND; translated from the coding sequence ATGGAAAATACTGTAGTACAGGAAAGGGGTAATAAGGCCAAGCTCTATCAGCTGGTTCTTTTTCCTCTGAATAATGGAGCTACCAACGTTTATTACGTGTTGGTACTTTCCTACATAGCAACCTTTGGCTCTAACGTTCTGAGCCTTGGAATCTTGTTTGCATCAGTAATGGTTACGGGTATGAGGGTATTTGATGCCTTTACAGACCCGATCATCGGAGCACTGATGGACAGGACAAATGGTAAATTTGGTAAGTTCAGACCATTCATGGTCATAGGAAATATCATTATGGCGCTCAGTATCATTACTATGTACATGATAACGCCGGGTATTCCTGAGAGCATGATGGCCTTTAGATATGCGGCATTTGTAGGACTATATGCAATCTGGGTAATAGGTTATACATTCCAGACTTCCTGCACAAGAGCCGGTCAGACAGTTCTTACTTCTGACCCTTCACAGAGGCCTCTGTTTACGATCTTTAACACAGTTGGATCTCTTGCGGGAATGGGAGTTATGCAGTTTCTTGCACCGATCATAAGAGCCAACGTTGCGGATTATTCAAGCGCTGATTTCTACAAGGTTCTCACACCAATTGGAATTACAGTGTCGATTGTACTGACAATTTTGGCAATTATCGGTATCTGGGAAAAAGATCAGCCCAAGTATTTTGGAATCGGCGGAGACAAGCAGGAGAAAGTCAGAATCTCTGAGTATATAGAGATCATTAAAAATAACGATCCTATGAAGAGACTTATGATAGCAGGAGCCGGATGTAAGCTTGCTCTTTCAATAGCAACCAACACTACAGTTTTATGTATGCTCTACGGCTGCATGATGGGCAACTACGATGGTCTCTATCTTCCAATGATGATCATCGGATATGTCTTCTCAGTGCCGTTCTTCCTTCTGACAGTCAGAACCAGTCAAAAGAAGGGACAGAAAGCATCGCTTCTTAGATATGTGTCTGTGGCGCTTGTGTGTTATGTGGGAGTTTTAGTTCTTCTTCTCATGTGGAAAGAAGGCGTTCCATCAAGGAATCTTTCCTTCCTTTCAGATGGAAGCGTATCAATAAATCTTTATACTGTTTTGTTTATTTTACTGTTTGGTATTGGTTATGGTGCTTACTATTCAACAGCGGATATGCCAATTCCAATGGTTGCAGACTGCTCGGATTACGAGACTTACAGATCAGGCAAGTATATACCTGGAATAATGGGAACTCTTTTTTCACTGGTAGATAAGCTTGTTTCATCACTTTCTGCAACAGTAGTAGGAATAGCTGTTAGCATTATCGGAATACAGAATCTTCCAACTGCCGAGACGCCTTATTCATCAGGCATGAACGCAGTTGTTATCATACTCTTTTGCATAGTCCCAATGGTGGCTTGGATTGCAACACTGATTGCCATGAAGGGATACATTCTTTCGGGGGAAAAGATGAGACGCATTCAGGAAGTAAACCTTAAGCGTAAAGAGGCTATTGCAAACGGAATGAGCATGGAAGAAGCAATGAGAACTATAAATGATTAA
- a CDS encoding glycoside hydrolase family 2 protein, translating into MRRFFSLNKDWHFQITGKYDERVDVPHTWNAIDGQDGGNDYLRALATYEKTFDAPDFDKDKERVYIQFDGVNSESTVYLNGEKMIRHEGGYSTFRTDITDYLKNVGNILKVNVDNRPNTRVYPQKADFTFYGGIYRDVNLIVVNKNHFDLDYYGGNGVQIKAKPVEGYQKAEGNVKLFVNNIDCCVRLEISDAEGNVIYHSEIDQKTNKLETTDSSNSDVFCLEHSFLIDDVHLWEGVKNPYLYSLKATLVINGEAADEIVTRFGVRDFHYHPKTGFYLNGKSYALHGVSRHQDRKGLGNAITKDMHKEDMDLICEMGANTIRLAHYQHSQYFYDLCDERGMIVWAEIPYISEHMPDGRDNTISQMKELIIQNYNHPSIVCWGISNEITISTRDKKDMMENHRILNDLCHEMDDTRFTTLACYAVCGPFNKVAHITDTVSWNLYLGWYVPGLFLNDIWMRFFHLVYPNRCLGYSEYGCEGMPNLHSEKPKRGDHTEEYQAIYHEYMLRCFDRNPFMWATHVWNMFDFAADARNQGGEPGMNHKGLVTFDRKTKKDSFYLYKAWWSDDPFVHIASKRFAQRTKENIKVKVYSNQNEITLFVDGRKLETKHGQHVFEFSVSLGETGKEHEIVAVSGAFKDSAKFTRVATPNPEYSLKDLGDKGANWT; encoded by the coding sequence ATGCGAAGATTTTTTTCCCTTAATAAGGATTGGCATTTTCAGATAACGGGCAAATATGACGAGAGAGTTGACGTTCCCCATACCTGGAATGCGATAGATGGTCAGGATGGCGGAAATGATTATTTAAGAGCCCTGGCCACATATGAAAAGACTTTTGACGCTCCTGACTTTGATAAAGACAAAGAGCGCGTTTATATACAGTTTGACGGAGTTAATTCCGAAAGCACAGTTTACCTCAATGGAGAAAAGATGATCCGTCATGAGGGAGGATATTCAACCTTTAGAACGGATATCACAGATTATCTTAAGAATGTGGGAAATATTCTTAAGGTGAATGTGGATAACAGGCCTAATACAAGGGTTTATCCACAAAAGGCAGATTTCACATTTTATGGCGGCATTTACAGAGACGTTAATCTGATTGTCGTAAATAAGAACCACTTTGACCTGGATTATTATGGCGGAAACGGAGTTCAGATCAAGGCAAAGCCTGTGGAAGGCTATCAAAAAGCTGAAGGTAACGTAAAGCTTTTTGTTAATAACATAGACTGCTGTGTCAGACTTGAAATATCTGATGCAGAAGGAAATGTTATTTATCATTCAGAAATTGATCAAAAGACAAATAAACTTGAGACTACTGATAGCAGCAATAGTGATGTCTTTTGTCTGGAACATAGCTTTTTGATCGATGATGTTCATCTTTGGGAAGGTGTTAAGAACCCATATTTGTATTCTCTTAAGGCAACTCTTGTCATTAATGGCGAAGCTGCAGATGAGATAGTTACAAGGTTTGGAGTAAGAGATTTCCATTATCATCCCAAGACGGGTTTTTACCTTAACGGAAAGAGCTATGCTCTTCATGGCGTTTCAAGACACCAGGACAGGAAAGGTCTTGGAAATGCCATCACAAAAGATATGCACAAAGAGGATATGGACCTTATATGCGAGATGGGGGCTAACACGATCAGACTTGCTCACTACCAGCACAGCCAGTATTTCTACGATCTGTGCGATGAGAGAGGAATGATAGTCTGGGCTGAGATTCCATATATCTCTGAGCATATGCCTGATGGACGTGACAACACTATCAGTCAGATGAAGGAACTGATCATTCAGAACTACAACCATCCATCTATTGTCTGCTGGGGAATTTCCAATGAGATCACAATCTCTACCAGAGATAAAAAAGACATGATGGAGAACCACAGGATACTTAATGATCTGTGCCATGAAATGGATGATACAAGATTTACAACTCTTGCCTGTTACGCAGTGTGCGGACCTTTTAACAAGGTAGCTCACATTACAGATACTGTCAGCTGGAATCTGTATCTTGGCTGGTATGTTCCGGGACTCTTTTTAAATGATATCTGGATGAGATTTTTCCATCTGGTATATCCCAACAGATGTCTTGGTTATTCAGAATATGGATGCGAGGGTATGCCTAACCTTCATTCTGAGAAACCTAAAAGAGGAGATCACACAGAGGAATATCAGGCAATCTATCACGAATATATGCTCAGATGCTTTGACAGAAACCCGTTTATGTGGGCAACGCATGTGTGGAATATGTTTGATTTTGCGGCAGATGCCAGAAATCAGGGCGGTGAGCCCGGAATGAACCATAAGGGCCTGGTGACCTTTGACAGGAAGACCAAAAAGGACAGCTTCTACCTCTATAAAGCATGGTGGAGCGATGATCCTTTTGTACATATTGCTTCTAAGAGATTTGCACAGAGAACTAAAGAGAACATCAAGGTTAAGGTCTATTCCAACCAGAATGAGATAACTCTTTTTGTAGATGGACGGAAACTTGAAACCAAGCATGGACAGCATGTATTTGAGTTTAGCGTTTCTCTTGGCGAAACCGGTAAGGAGCACGAGATAGTCGCTGTAAGCGGAGCGTTCAAGGATTCTGCGAAGTTTACTAGGGTGGCTACTCCAAATCCTGAGTATAGTCTTAAAGACCTTGGAGATAAAGGTGCTAACTGGACCTGA